One genomic window of Falco cherrug isolate bFalChe1 chromosome 20, bFalChe1.pri, whole genome shotgun sequence includes the following:
- the LOC102060280 gene encoding non-structural maintenance of chromosomes element 3 homolog isoform X2, with protein MSQRRRGKRLGFSQEEEEEEDFILNQTPTCTQVQKNLERHSKSEVNQKAIELVQFLLVKDQKKIPIKRADMLKKVIREYRDVYSEIINQATRTLQQVFGLELVEIDAKHHIYILTSSLPRAEGENLCQNDETAKLGLLTVILSFIFMKGNSAKDSAVWEFLRWLRVKPGQRHSVFGDVKKLVTEEFVRQKYLEITPIPLTDPPEFKYQWGLRAAKEISKKDVLRFVAKIQGKDPAFWKSQYNDAEATS; from the exons ATGTCCCAGAGAAGGCGCGGCAAACGGTTAGGTTTCTCTCAG gaggaggaggaggaggaggatttcATCCTGAACCAGACGCCGACGTGCACTCAGGTGCAGAAGAACCTGGAGAGGCACTCCAAGAGTGAAGTGAATCAGAAG GCGATTGAGCTTGTTCAGTTCCTGCTTGTGAAGGACCAGAAAAAGATCCCCATCAAGAGAGCAG ATATGCTAAAGAAAGTAATTCGGGAATACAGAGATGTCTACTCGGAGATCATCAACCAGGCGACCAGGACCCTGCAGCAG GTGTTCGGGCTGGAGTTGGTAGAGATCGATGCCAAACATCACATCTACATCCTCACCAGCAGCTTGCCCCGTGCTGAGGGGGAGAACTTGTGCCA GAATGATGAAACAGCAAAGCTGGGGCTCCTCACCGTCATCCTCAGCTTCATTTTCATGAAGGGCAACTCGGCCAAAGACA GTGCTGTGTGGGAGTTTCTCCGCTGGCTCCGGGTGAAACCAGG GCAGCGACACAGCGTCTTTGGGGATGTCAAGAAGCTGGTGACAGAGGAGTTTGTGCGGCAGAA GTACCTGGAGATCACCCCAATCCCCCTGACAGACCCCCCCGAATTCAAGTACCagtgggggctgcgggcagccaAAGAGATCTCCAAGAAGGACGTGCTGCGCTTTGTGGCAAAG ATCCAAGGGAAGGACCCCGCATTCTGGAAGAGCCAGTACAATGATGCCGAAGCTACCTCCTGa
- the WNK3 gene encoding LOW QUALITY PROTEIN: serine/threonine-protein kinase WNK3 (The sequence of the model RefSeq protein was modified relative to this genomic sequence to represent the inferred CDS: inserted 2 bases in 2 codons; deleted 1 base in 1 codon) has product MRPQRPRPHNPAPPPIGQSTALVPPNASPSHRHWPSGRPRSAPQHEEAEMLKGLQHPNIVRFYDSWESTVKGKKCIVLVTELMTSGTLKTYLKRFKVMKPKVLRSWCRQILKGLHFLHTRTPPIIHRDLKCDNIFITGPTGSVKIGDLGLATLMRTSFAKSVIGTPEFMAPEMYEERYDESVDVYAFGMCMLEMGTSEYPYSECQNAAQIYRKVTSGIKPASFDKVTDPEVKEIIEGCIRQNKAERLSIRDLLNHAFFAEDTGLRVELAEDDGGLDSSLALRLWVEDPKKLKGKHKDNEAIEFSFNLEADVPEEVAYEMVKSGFFHESDSKAVAKSIRDRLMLVRKTREKKQAEGRGLPENEDTEVDQHVRQQLLRQQPPTAGETPSFHPTQPMGSWRTVPISDATSTRGLTGAPEPAPQLLGCYQQGPPGPPQDGASPTCGHPNPLQVPHLDPQVTYGVEGTSTDVTGGATTAVLEPSGVDGEPGVGAMQMSSGVSSVVVARLQPAPGAPGPGMAPAVPSVQPAPGMPPAPGMPPANWNATSSRDATTSWDATANWNATSSRDATTSWDATANWNATSSRDATTSWDATANWNATSSRDATTSWHATRSRDATTTRNASCSGNATTNRDATTNWDATTVGPPLCSCSQLRGCHQPKGCHHFQSPPCSHSWCQGCHQLQGCHHSRCPPSSRSWLQGCHHQLGCHHSRSPPCSHSQPQGCHQLWGYHQLQRCHQPWGMPPLSGLPPAPVVPPPSGMPPALGMPPTMGTSPAPGMPPNHGDITSPRDATSIWDATSPRDATNHGDVASPRDATNHGDITSPRDATSIWDATSPRDTTNHGDIASPRDATSIWDATSPRDATNHGDTTSPRDATNHGDIASPRDAHLHLGCHQPWGHHQPKGCHQPWGHRQPQGCHLCLGCHQPQGCHCFPPCQQVPHWKTHPLHPDPPTSATNPPDAVPFLRVPEATTVPEPPGAKPDRIRQRRASCPRXERIPRFQLTVLQVSSPGDNTVECQLETHDSKMVTFKFDADGDXPEDIACYMVEDNFVLEGEREKFVEELKAIVAQARGLLGAPPMDPQAGPPEQAGGGEGAPQSSPVGRWRFCINQTIRNPGSHWSWRTSTHRRTLGDIQWRRGGCDPRCWDPQEPGIVVARPQEPGGPQGPGVVITGALEQDEPGGPEMIVPKPSGLGVLQGQEMIVPKPCELDTPNGQETTVPNPPELGVSQGQEKTIPKPCDLGVPQGLEMIVTRPQELDEPMGPEMIVPKSQDPDVPQGPGTTVTSTWKQDGPGQPDTTVPKPEEPEDYQGPDTVIPGHQDLGLPEGEGMTVTRAWEQDGPGELETIVPKPQELDVPQGPEMAIAGAWEQDALTGPEDPPAERTPGRPTAGGSYFALGFNCPRLKNPVSKKTWGRKIKSWARRLRQPPPAAGGHPLPGEPEELGDPPRRGRCQPLTNPESSDPPETEGDWGDPSSESESGGMGGPPHPPGAPPRPPGSPSSPMSSDGETDPEDEDLRVELRRLREKHIQEVVTLRAQQDKELRELHGRLRALKEARGDPKKFGGPPPGDCGGLPHHCLGGSPRRLRGAKGRGRGRGAAVTDAWVPPAGPLTHPAPPPSSPSPSKKGALHR; this is encoded by the exons ATGCGCCCGCAGCGGCCCCGCCCGCACAACCCAGCCCCGCCTCCTATTGGCCAGAGCACTGCCCTCGTCCCACCCAACGCCTCTCCTTCGCACCGCCATTGGCCGAGCGGCCGCCCTCGCTCCGCCCCCCAGCAC GAAGAAGCGGAGATGTTGAAGGGGTTGCAGCACCCCAACATCGTCCGCTTCTATGACTCTTGGGAGTCCACAGTCAAGGGCAAGAAGTGCATCGTCCTCGTCACTGAACTGATGACCTCCGGCACCCTCAAGAC GTATCTCAAGAGGTTCAAGGTGATGAAGCCCAAGGTGTTACGGAGCTGGTGCCGGCAGATCTTGAAGGGTCTCCACTTTCTCCACACCCGTACACCACCCATCATCCACCGGGACCTCAAGTGCGACAACATCTTCATCACCGGCCCCACGGGTTCCGTCAAAATCGGCGATTTGGGTCTGGCCACCCTCATGAGGACCTCTTTCGCCAAAAGTGTCATTG GTACACCTGAATTCATGGCCCCAGAGATGTACGAGGAACGCTACGATGAGTCGGTGGATGTCTATGCCTTCGGGATGTGCATGTTGGAGATGGGCACCTCTGAGTATCCCTACTCCGAGTGCCAAAACGCTGCCCAGATCTACCGCAAAGTCACCAGC GGCATCAAGCCGGCCAGCTTCGACAAGGTGACGGACCCAGAGGTGAAGGAGATCATCGAAGGTTGCATCCGGCAGAACAAGGCGGAGAG GCTTTCCATCCGGGACCTACTGAACCATGCTTTCTTCGCGGAGGACACGGGGTTACGCgtggagctggcagaggatgACGGGGGTCTCGACTCCTCCTTGGCACTCCGACTTTGGGTGGAGGACCCCAAGAAGTTGAAGGGGAAGCACAAGGACAACGAGGCCATCGAGTTCAGCTTCAACTTGGAGGCCGATGTCCCCGAGGAGGTGGCCTACGAGATG GTGAAATCCGGCTTCTTCCATGAAAGTGACTCCAAAGCTGTTGCCAAGTCCATCCGGGACCGGTTGATGTTGGTGAGGAAGACGCGGGAGAAGAAGCAAGCAGAAGGTCGGGGACTCCCTGAAAATGAGGACACTGAGGTGGATCAACACGTCCGGCAGCAGCTGCTCCGGCAACAGCCCCCCACTGCTGGTGAGACCCCCAGCTTCCACCCCACG CAGCCGATGGGCTCTTGGAGAACGGTCCCCATCTCAGATGCCACCAGCACCCGTGGTCTCACCGGGGCACCTGAGCCTGCACCACAGCTCCTTGGGTGCTACCAACAAGGGCCACCAGGACCCCCTCAAGATGGGGCATCCCCCACTTGTGGCCATCCCAACCCCTTGCAGGTGCCA CACCTCGACCCACAGGTCACCTACGGGGTGGAGGGGACATCAACAGATGTCACCGGAGGTGCCACCACAGCGGTGCTGGAGCCATCTGGTGTTGATGGGGAGCCAGGGGTCGGTGCAATGCAGATGTCATCAGGGGTGTCATCGGTGGTGGTGGCAcggctgcagccagctcctgggGCACCGGGTCCGGGGATGGCACCGGCGGTGCCCAGCGTGCAGCCGGCTCCAGGGATGCCACCAGCTCCAGGGATGCCACCCGCCAACTGGAATGCCACCAGCTCCAGGGATGCCACCACCAGCTGGGATGCCACCGCCAACTGGAATGCCACCAGCTCCAGGGATGCCACCACCAGCTGGGATGCCACCGCCAACTGGAATGCCACCAGCTCCAGGGATGCCACCACCAGCTGGGATGCCACCGCCAACTGGAATGCCACCAGCTCCAGGGATGCCACCACCAGCTGGCATGCTACCAGGTCCAGGGATGCCACCACCACCCGGAATGCCAGCTGCTCTGGCAATGCCACCACCAACCGGGATGCCACCACCAACTGGGATGCCACCACAGTCGGTCCCCCattgtgcagctgcagccagctccgGGGATGCCACCAGCCCAAGGGATGCCACCACTTCCAGTCCCCACcatgcagccacagctggtgcCAGGGATGCCACCAGCTCCAGGGATGCCACCACAGCAGGTGCCCACCATCCAGTCGCAGCTGGCTCCAGGGATGCCACCACCAGCTGGGATGCCACCACAGCCGATCCCCACCatgcagccacagccagccccagggatgCCACCAGCTGTGGGGATACCATCAGCTCCAGAGATGCCACCAACCGTGGGGGATGCCACCCCTATCTGGGTTGCCACCAGCCCCAGTGGTGCCACCTCCATCTGGGATGCCACCAGCCCTAGGGATGCCACCAACCATGGGGACATCGCCAGCCCCAGGGATGCCACCAAACCATGGGGACATCACCAGCCCCAGGGATGCCACCTCCATCTGGGatgccaccagccccagggatGCCACCAACCATGGGGACGTTGCCAGCCCCAGGGATGCCACCAACCATGGGGACATCACCAGCCCCAGGGATGCCACCTCCATCTGGGATGCCACCAGCCCTAGGGATACCACCAACCATGGGGACATCGCCAGCCCCAGGGATGCCACCTCCATCTGGGATGCCACCAGCCCTAGGGATGCCACCAACCATGGGGACACCACCAGCCCAAGGGATGCCACCAACCATGGGGACATCGCCAGCCCCAGGGATGCCCACCTCCATCTGGGATGCCACCAACCATGGGGACACCATCAGCCCAAGGGATGCCACCAACCATGGGGACATCGCCAGCCCCAGGGATGCCACCTCTGTCTGGGatgccaccagccccagggatgccactgcttcccaccctGCCAGCAGGTCCCCCACTGGAAGACGCATCCCTTGCACCCCGATCCCCCAACATCTGCCACCAACCCTCCAGATGCGGTGCCCTTCCTCCGTGTCCCCGAGGCCACCACTGTCCCCGAGCCCCCTGGTGCCAAACCTGACCGCATCCGACAACGCCGAGCCTCCTGCCCAC CGGAGAGGATTCCTCGCTTCCAGCTCACCGTCCTCCAG GTCTCCTCCCCTGGGGACAACACGGTGGAGTGTCAGCTGGAGACCCACGACAGCAAGATGGTGACCTTCAAGTTCGATGCCGATGGAG GCCCCGAGGACATTGCTTGCTACATG GTTGAGGACAACTTCGTGCTGGAGGGTGAGCGGGAGAAGTTCGTGGAGGAGCTGAAGGCCATCGTGGCACAGGCGCGAGGGCTCCTCGGTGCCCCCCCCATGGACCCCCAG GCGGGACCTCCTGAGCAGGCGGGTGGTG GAGAAGGTGCCCCCCAATCGTCCCCCGTCGGTCGTTGGAGGTTTTGCATCAACCAGACCATCAGGAACCCGGGAAGCCACTG GTCCTGGAGGACCTCCACCCACCGACGAACCTTGGGGGACATCCAGTGGCGGCGAGGTGGATGTGATCCCAGATGTTGG GACCCTCAAGAACCAGGGATTGTTGTCGCCAGACCCCAGGAGCCAGGTGGCCCTCAAGGACCAGGGGTGGTCATCACTGGAGCATTGGAGCAGGATGAACCTGGGGGACCAGAGATGATTGTCCCCAAACCCAGTGGCCTGGGTGTCCTCCAAGGACAGGAGATGATTGTCCCCAAACCCTGTGAGCTGGACACACCCAATGGACAAGAGACAACCGTCCCGAACCCCCCTGAGCTTGGTGTCTCTCAAGGACAGGAGAAGACCATCCCCAAGCCCTGTGACCTAGGTGTCCCTCAAGGACTGGAGATGATCGTCACCAGACCCCAAGAGCTGGATGAACCCATGGGACCAGAGATGATTGTCCCCAAATCCCAAGACCCTGATGTCCCCCAAGGACCAGGGACAACTGTCACCAGCACTTGGAAACAGGATGGACCTGGGCAACCAGACACAACTGTCCCCAAACCTGAAGAGCCTGAGGACTACCAAGGACCAGACACCGTCATCCCTGGACACCAAGACCTGGGTCTCCCTGAAGGAGAGGGGATGACTGTCACCAGAGCTTGGGAGCAGGATGGACCTGGGGAACTGGAGACAATTGTCCCCAAACCCCAAGAGCTCGATGTCCCTCAAGGACCAGAGATGGCCATTGCCGGAGCCTGGGAGCAGGATGCACTCACAGGACCAGAG GATCCCCCAGCGGAGAGGACCCCGGGCCGCCCCACCGCTGGGGGGAGCTATTTCGCCCTGGGGTTTAACTGCCCCCGCCTCAAAAACCCTGTCAGCAAGAAGACCTGGGGTCGCAAGATCAAAAGCTGGGCCCGGCGGCTCCGGCAGCCCCCCCCTGCTGCGGGGGGACACCCCCTGCCAG GGGAGCCAGAGGAACTGGGGGATCCCCCCCGGCGGGGGCGCTGCCAG CCGCTAACGAACCCCGAATCAAGCGACCCCCCTGAAACCGAAGGCGACTGGGGGGATCCCAGTTCGGAAAGTGAAagtggggggatgggggggccCCCTCATCCCCCAggagcccccccccgcccccctggATCCCCATCGTCCCCCATGAGTAGTGATGGGGAGACTGACCCCGAAGATGAAGATTTACGGGTGGAGCTGCGAAGGTTGCGGGAAAA GCATATCCAGGAGGTGGTGACGTTACGGGCGCAGCAGGACAAGGAGCTGCGGGAGCTGCACGGGCGTCTCCGTGCCCTAAAAGAAGCTCGAGGGGACCCCAAAAAATTTGGGGGACCCCCGCCGGGGGATTGTGGAGGACTCCCTCATCATTGCCTCGGGGGATCCCCGCGACGGCTTCGGGGTGCCAAGGGAAGAGGACGGGGAAGGGGTGCAGCGGTGAcag ATGCCTGGGTTCCCCCTGCAGGCCCCCTAAcccacccagccccccccccctcctcccccagcccctccaaaaAAGGGGCTCTTCACCGATGA
- the PFKFB1 gene encoding 6-phosphofructo-2-kinase/fructose-2,6-bisphosphatase 1 isoform X2, which translates to MEEKSPKIPASVPQFTNCPTMVIMVGLPARGKTYMSRKLTRYLNWIGTPTRVFNVGQYRREAVQSYKNYEFFRHDNQEAMQIRRHCALAALKDVQTYLNSEEGQVAVFDATNTTRERRALILQFAKENGYKVLFVESICNDPAIIEENIKQVKLSSPDYKGCAQEEVVADFLKRIECYKATYEPLDEELDSGLSYIKIFEAGLRYLANRVQGHIQSRTVYYLMNIHVTPRTIYLSRHGESQLNLRGRIGGDSGLSPRGQQYAQALAQFLCGQHIQDLKVWTSHMKRTIETAEALGVPYEQWKALNEIDAGVCEEMTYEEIQERYPKEFALRDQDKYRYRYPKGESYEDLVQRLEPVIMELERQENVLVICHQAVMRCLLAYFLDKSADELPYLKCPLHTVLKLTPVAYGCEVESIFLNIEAVNTHRERPENVDISRPPAEALVTVPKHY; encoded by the exons atggaagagaaatcaCCCAAAATTCCAG CCTCTGTCCCCCAGTTTACCAACTGCCCCACCATGGTGATCATGGTGGGGCTGCCGGCCCGTGGCAAGACCTACATGTCCCGTAAGCTCACACGTTATCTCAACTGGATTGGCACCCCGACACGTg TGTTTAACGTGGGGCAGTACCGGCGTGAAGCTGTGCAAAGCTATAAGAACTACGAGTTTTTCCGTCACGATAACCAGGAGGCCATGCAAATCCGCAG GCACTGCGCGCTGGCAGCCCTGAAGGATGTCCAGACCTATCTGAACTCTGAGGAGGGACAAGTGGCA GTGTTTGATGCCACCAACACAACACGGGAACGCCGAGCCCTCATCCTGCAGTTTGCAAAGGAGAATGGCTACAAG gtTCTGTTTGTCGAATCCATTTGCAATGACCCTGCCATCATCGAGGAGAACATCAAG CAAGTGAAGCTGAGCAGCCCCGACTACAAGGGCTGCGCtcaggaggaggtggtggctgACTTCCTCAAGCGCATCGAGTGCTACAAAGCCACCTACGAGCCCCTGGACGAGGAGCTGGACAG CGGGCTGTCCTACATCAAGATCTTTGAAGCGGGACTGCGGTACCTGGCGAACCGGGTGCAGGGCCACATCCAGAGCCGCACCGTCTACTACCTGATGAACATCCACGTCACGCCCCGCACCATCTACCTCAGCCGCCATGGCGAGAGCCAGCTCAACCTGCGGGGACGCATCGGGGGGGACTCAGGGCTGTCCCCTCGGGGGCAGCAG TATGCCCAGGCCCTGGCCCAGTTCCTCTGTGGGCAGCACATCCAGGACCTGAAGGTCTGGACCAGCCACATGAAACGCACCATCGAGACGGCCGAAGCCCTGGGGGTGCCCTACGAGCAGTGGAAAGCCCTCAACGAGATCGATGCC GGCGTCTGTGAGGAGATGACCTACGAGGAAATCCAGGAGCGCTACCCCAAAGAATTCGCCCTACGGGACCAGGATAAATATCGCTACCGCTATCCCAAAGGCGAG TCATACGAAGACCTGGTGCAGCGGCTGGAGCCCGTCATCATGGAGCTGGAGCGGCAGGAGAACGTGCTGGTCATCTGCCACCAAGCTGTCATGCGCTGCCTGCTGGCTTACTTCTTGGATAAGAGCGCAG ATGAACTGCCCTACCTCAAGTGTCCCCTGCACACCGTGCTCAAGCTGACACCCGTGGCTTATG GGTGCGAGGTAGAATCCATCTTCCTCAACATTGAAGCAGTCAACACCCACCGGGAACGACCCGAG AACGTCGACATCAGCCGTCCCCCAGCTGAAGCCCTGGTCACCGTCCCCAAGCATTATTGA
- the LOC102060280 gene encoding non-structural maintenance of chromosomes element 3 homolog isoform X1, translating into MSQRRRGKRLGFSQEEEEEEEDFILNQTPTCTQVQKNLERHSKSEVNQKAIELVQFLLVKDQKKIPIKRADMLKKVIREYRDVYSEIINQATRTLQQVFGLELVEIDAKHHIYILTSSLPRAEGENLCQNDETAKLGLLTVILSFIFMKGNSAKDSAVWEFLRWLRVKPGQRHSVFGDVKKLVTEEFVRQKYLEITPIPLTDPPEFKYQWGLRAAKEISKKDVLRFVAKIQGKDPAFWKSQYNDAEATS; encoded by the exons ATGTCCCAGAGAAGGCGCGGCAAACGGTTAGGTTTCTCTCAG gaggaggaggaggaggaggaggatttcATCCTGAACCAGACGCCGACGTGCACTCAGGTGCAGAAGAACCTGGAGAGGCACTCCAAGAGTGAAGTGAATCAGAAG GCGATTGAGCTTGTTCAGTTCCTGCTTGTGAAGGACCAGAAAAAGATCCCCATCAAGAGAGCAG ATATGCTAAAGAAAGTAATTCGGGAATACAGAGATGTCTACTCGGAGATCATCAACCAGGCGACCAGGACCCTGCAGCAG GTGTTCGGGCTGGAGTTGGTAGAGATCGATGCCAAACATCACATCTACATCCTCACCAGCAGCTTGCCCCGTGCTGAGGGGGAGAACTTGTGCCA GAATGATGAAACAGCAAAGCTGGGGCTCCTCACCGTCATCCTCAGCTTCATTTTCATGAAGGGCAACTCGGCCAAAGACA GTGCTGTGTGGGAGTTTCTCCGCTGGCTCCGGGTGAAACCAGG GCAGCGACACAGCGTCTTTGGGGATGTCAAGAAGCTGGTGACAGAGGAGTTTGTGCGGCAGAA GTACCTGGAGATCACCCCAATCCCCCTGACAGACCCCCCCGAATTCAAGTACCagtgggggctgcgggcagccaAAGAGATCTCCAAGAAGGACGTGCTGCGCTTTGTGGCAAAG ATCCAAGGGAAGGACCCCGCATTCTGGAAGAGCCAGTACAATGATGCCGAAGCTACCTCCTGa
- the NAA10 gene encoding N-alpha-acetyltransferase 10, with protein sequence MNIRNARPEDLMNMQHCNLLCLPENYQMKYYFYHGLSWPQLSYIAEDENGKIVGYVLAKMEEDPDDVPHGHITSLAVKRSHRRLGLAQKLMDQASRAMIENFNAKYVSLHVRKSNRAALHLYSNTLNFQISEVEPKYYADGEDAYAMKRDLTQMADELRKQVEQKERGRPPAPTEPPRGGEGVCGSGGAPPQPAVVPSAPEDGGVDSKDLSEVSETTESTDVKDSSEASDSAS encoded by the exons ATGAACATCCGAAACGCGCGG CCCGAGGACCTGATGAACATGCAACACTGCAACCTGCTCTGCCTGCCGGAGAACTACCAGATGAAGTATTACTTCTACCATGGCCTTTCCTGGCCCCAG CTCTCATACATCGCTGAAGACGAAAATGGGAAAATTGTGGGTTATGTCCTGGCCAAGAT GGAGGAGGACCCTGATGATGTTCCTCATGGACACATCACATCCCTG GCAGTGAAGAGATCCCACCGGCGCCTGGGGCTGGCGCAGAAGCTGATGGACCAGGCATCCCGGGCTATGATTGAGAACTTCAACGCCAAGTATGTCTCCCTCCACGTCCGTAAGAG CAACCGGGCAGCTCTGCACCTCTACTCCAACACCCTCAACTTCCA GATAAGCGAGGTGGAGCCCAAATACTACGCAGACGGGGAGGATGCCTACGCCATGAAGCGGGACCTCACCCAAATGGCAGATGAG TTGCGGAAGCAGGTGGAGCAGAAGGAGCGTGGCcgccccccagctcccactgagCCCCCccggggtggggagggggtttgTGGGAGTGGGGGGGCCCCCCCTCAGCCAGCAGTGGTGCCCTCAGCTCCTGAAGATGGGGGAGTCGACAGCAAAGACCTCAGCGAGGTTAGCGAGACCACCGAGAGCACTGATGTCAAAGACAGCTCTGAGGCCTCTGACTCTGCTTCATAG
- the HSD17B10 gene encoding 3-hydroxyacyl-CoA dehydrogenase type-2, producing MAAIRSVKGLVALVTGGASGLGRATVERLVEQGARVVLLDLPTSPGGQLAKELGERCAFAPADVTSAEDVGAALTLAQKEFGRLDLTVNCAGVGIAVKTYNSKKDKVHELEDFQRVINVNLVGTFNVTRLSARLMSQNKPDADGHRGLVVNTASVAAFEGQVGQAAYSASKGGIVGMTLPIARDLAPLGIRVVTIAPGLFSTPLLAGLPEKVRNFLGQQVPFPSRLGHPAEYAHLVQALAENPMVNGEVVRLDGALRMQP from the exons ATGGCGGCCATCCGTAGCGTGAAG GGACTGGTGGCACTGGTGACCGGCGGTGCCTCGGGACTGGGGCGAGCTACGGTGGAACGGCTGGTGGAACAGGGGGCTCGGGTGGTTCTCCTCGACCTGCCCACCTCACCGGGGGGGCAGCTGGCCAAGGAGCTGGGGGAGCGCTGCGCCTTCGCCCCCGCCGAT GTGACTTCAGCTGAGGACGTGGGGGCCGCCTTGACCTTGGCCCAGAAGGAGTTTGGCCGCCTGGACCTGACGGTGAACTGTGCCGGCGTGGGTATCGCCGTCAAGACCTACAACAGTAAGAAGGACAAGGTGCACGAGCTGGAGGACTTCCAGAGGGTCATCAAC GTGAACCTGGTGGGGACCTTCAACGTCACCCGGCTCAGCGCCCGCCTGATGAGCCAGAACAAACCCGATGCCGATGGCCACCGCGGGCTGGTGGTCAACACCGCCAGCGTGGCTGCCTTCGAGGGGCAG gtGGGACAGGCGGCCTACTCAGCCTCCAAGGGCGGCATCGTGGGCATGACCCTCCCCATTGCCCGCGACCTGGCGCCGCTCGGCATCCGCGTGGTCACCATTGCTCCCG GGTTATTCTCCACCCCGCTGTTGGCCGGTTTACCTGAAAAGGTTCGGAATTTTTTGGGACAACAAGTGCCTTTTCCTTCCCGGTTGGGGCATCCCGCCGAGTACGCCCACCTCGTCCAAGCCTTGGCTGAGAACCCCATGGTCAACGGGGAGGTGGTGAGGTTGGACGGGGCCCTCCGCATGCAGCCTTAA
- the PFKFB1 gene encoding 6-phosphofructo-2-kinase/fructose-2,6-bisphosphatase 1 isoform X1 has protein sequence MAAPGQLAQTPLQKTWVPLRAHTLKRGSSVPQFTNCPTMVIMVGLPARGKTYMSRKLTRYLNWIGTPTRVFNVGQYRREAVQSYKNYEFFRHDNQEAMQIRRHCALAALKDVQTYLNSEEGQVAVFDATNTTRERRALILQFAKENGYKVLFVESICNDPAIIEENIKQVKLSSPDYKGCAQEEVVADFLKRIECYKATYEPLDEELDSGLSYIKIFEAGLRYLANRVQGHIQSRTVYYLMNIHVTPRTIYLSRHGESQLNLRGRIGGDSGLSPRGQQYAQALAQFLCGQHIQDLKVWTSHMKRTIETAEALGVPYEQWKALNEIDAGVCEEMTYEEIQERYPKEFALRDQDKYRYRYPKGESYEDLVQRLEPVIMELERQENVLVICHQAVMRCLLAYFLDKSADELPYLKCPLHTVLKLTPVAYGCEVESIFLNIEAVNTHRERPENVDISRPPAEALVTVPKHY, from the exons ATGGCGGCACCGGGGCAGCTGGCACAGACCCCCCTGCAAAAAACGTGGGTCCCCCTCCGTGCCCACACCTTGAAACGGGGAT CCTCTGTCCCCCAGTTTACCAACTGCCCCACCATGGTGATCATGGTGGGGCTGCCGGCCCGTGGCAAGACCTACATGTCCCGTAAGCTCACACGTTATCTCAACTGGATTGGCACCCCGACACGTg TGTTTAACGTGGGGCAGTACCGGCGTGAAGCTGTGCAAAGCTATAAGAACTACGAGTTTTTCCGTCACGATAACCAGGAGGCCATGCAAATCCGCAG GCACTGCGCGCTGGCAGCCCTGAAGGATGTCCAGACCTATCTGAACTCTGAGGAGGGACAAGTGGCA GTGTTTGATGCCACCAACACAACACGGGAACGCCGAGCCCTCATCCTGCAGTTTGCAAAGGAGAATGGCTACAAG gtTCTGTTTGTCGAATCCATTTGCAATGACCCTGCCATCATCGAGGAGAACATCAAG CAAGTGAAGCTGAGCAGCCCCGACTACAAGGGCTGCGCtcaggaggaggtggtggctgACTTCCTCAAGCGCATCGAGTGCTACAAAGCCACCTACGAGCCCCTGGACGAGGAGCTGGACAG CGGGCTGTCCTACATCAAGATCTTTGAAGCGGGACTGCGGTACCTGGCGAACCGGGTGCAGGGCCACATCCAGAGCCGCACCGTCTACTACCTGATGAACATCCACGTCACGCCCCGCACCATCTACCTCAGCCGCCATGGCGAGAGCCAGCTCAACCTGCGGGGACGCATCGGGGGGGACTCAGGGCTGTCCCCTCGGGGGCAGCAG TATGCCCAGGCCCTGGCCCAGTTCCTCTGTGGGCAGCACATCCAGGACCTGAAGGTCTGGACCAGCCACATGAAACGCACCATCGAGACGGCCGAAGCCCTGGGGGTGCCCTACGAGCAGTGGAAAGCCCTCAACGAGATCGATGCC GGCGTCTGTGAGGAGATGACCTACGAGGAAATCCAGGAGCGCTACCCCAAAGAATTCGCCCTACGGGACCAGGATAAATATCGCTACCGCTATCCCAAAGGCGAG TCATACGAAGACCTGGTGCAGCGGCTGGAGCCCGTCATCATGGAGCTGGAGCGGCAGGAGAACGTGCTGGTCATCTGCCACCAAGCTGTCATGCGCTGCCTGCTGGCTTACTTCTTGGATAAGAGCGCAG ATGAACTGCCCTACCTCAAGTGTCCCCTGCACACCGTGCTCAAGCTGACACCCGTGGCTTATG GGTGCGAGGTAGAATCCATCTTCCTCAACATTGAAGCAGTCAACACCCACCGGGAACGACCCGAG AACGTCGACATCAGCCGTCCCCCAGCTGAAGCCCTGGTCACCGTCCCCAAGCATTATTGA